One Salvelinus namaycush isolate Seneca chromosome 4, SaNama_1.0, whole genome shotgun sequence genomic window carries:
- the LOC120045402 gene encoding zinc transporter ZIP9-like, protein MDEAIAIILISVVMFLGCFLVGLIPLLIKLSEKRLQFVSIFGAGLLCGTALAIILPEGVELLEESWRVSSCSVAPVAANKNASDGGVGGQLQEMGPSKGLPARFFIGVSLVLGFILMFLVDRISSYFSIHGPRTGTSNRTSITATVGLVIHAAADGVVLGVAVVSSKVTVQLVVFLAVILHKAPAAFGLVTFLLHAGLEKRQIQKHLLVFSAAAPVLSIITYIILNASGGSAQHRLSATGVGMLFSAGTFLYVATVHVLPEVSSRGQQQSFSSPHLHGTGTGQQGDLGVLESLTLILGAGLPVLLALGLHDD, encoded by the exons ATGGACGAGGCAATAGCGATTATTTTGATATCCGTTGTGATGTTTTTGGGATGTTTTCTAGTAGGTTTGATTCCACTTTTGATCAAACTTTCTGAG AAAAGGCTGCAGTTTGTCAGTATATTCGGGGCAGGCCTGCTCTGTGGTACTGCTCTAGCTATCATCCTCCCAGAGGGGGTGGAACTACTGGAAGAGTCATGGAGAG tctcctcctgCTCTGTGGCCCCAGTAGCAGCCAATAAGAATGCCAGTGACGGTGGGGTCGGAGGTCAGCTCCAGGAGATGGGCCCCTCTAAAGGTCTCCCAGCACGGTTCTTCATCGGGGTCTCCCTGGTTCTAGGGTTCATCCTCATGTTCCTCGTGGACCGGATCAGTAGCTACTTCTCCATACACG GTCCACGTACTGGAACGTCCAACAGGACCAGTATCACAGCTACAGTAGGACTGGTCATCCATGCTGCTG ctgaCGGTGTAGTTTTAGGTGTTGCCGTGGTTTCCTCCAAGGTCACAGTTCAACTGGTGGTCTTTCTAGCTGTCATTCTGCACAAG gctCCTGCAGCGTTTGGCCTGGTCACCTTTCTGTTGCACGCAGGTTTAGAGAAGAGGCAGATTCAGAAGCATCTATTGGTCTTCTCTGCTGCAGCACCTGTTCTCTCCATCATTACATACATTATCCTGAACGCG AGTGGGGGTTcagcccagcaccgtctgagcgcTACAGGTGTCGGGATGCTCTTCTCAGCCGGAACATTTCTCTATGTTGCTACGGTCCATGTACTACCAGAGGTCAGCTCCAGGGGGCAGCAGCAGAGCTTT agctctCCCCACCTCCATGGGACTGGGACCGGGCAGCAGGGCGACCTGGGGGTCCTGGAGAGCCTCACGCTGATACTGGGAGCAGGACTACCTGTGTTACTAGCCCTGGGACTACATGATGACTAG